A single Brevundimonas sp. M20 DNA region contains:
- a CDS encoding protein adenylyltransferase SelO family protein: MPVSPDYRPEPRFADLGDEYGDTVGAADFPQAILRFRNDRAAATVGLETLTDEEWTAHFGRFTPLPGQPAPIAMRYHGHQFRTYNPDLGDGRGFLAAQLRETSDAQAVNDRIASDSAPRGRLLDLGSKGSGRTPWSRTADGRLTLKGGVREVLAAEMLELQGVPTSRAFSLIETGEELERGDEPSPTRSAVMVRLSHSHIRFGTFQRAAYFGRADMIEALVEHARSLYHPEVARGDVPGFLRAVVDASARLTARWVAAGFVHGVLNTDNLNVTGESFDYGPWRFLPYYEPGFTAAYFDQTGLYAFARQPEAVFWALTQLGGALKLATDAEPLTEALNSFGPAYIRELRAAFLNRLGVKSLGEAADQRLLDTTLALLRETGEAARWEPLFHDWFGGFASSARALAGPRAKLWQGKAFDNFRYALFEHEPDRPERLESPVFARPEPEEMLIDEVETIWAAIAEGDDWTPFHDKVGRVRRAGAARL; this comes from the coding sequence ATGCCCGTCTCTCCCGACTACCGCCCCGAGCCCCGTTTCGCTGATCTGGGAGACGAGTACGGCGACACCGTCGGCGCCGCCGACTTTCCGCAGGCGATCCTGCGGTTCCGCAACGACCGGGCGGCGGCGACGGTCGGGCTGGAGACGCTGACAGACGAGGAATGGACCGCGCACTTCGGCCGGTTCACGCCCCTGCCGGGCCAGCCCGCTCCGATCGCCATGCGCTATCACGGACACCAGTTCCGCACCTACAATCCCGACCTCGGCGACGGGCGCGGGTTTCTGGCGGCGCAGCTGAGGGAGACGTCCGACGCTCAGGCCGTGAACGACCGCATCGCGAGCGACAGCGCTCCGCGAGGCAGACTTCTGGACCTGGGCTCCAAGGGCTCGGGCCGGACGCCGTGGTCACGCACCGCCGACGGACGACTGACCCTGAAGGGCGGGGTGCGCGAGGTGCTGGCGGCGGAGATGCTGGAGTTGCAGGGCGTACCCACCAGCCGGGCGTTCAGCCTGATCGAGACCGGCGAGGAACTGGAACGGGGCGACGAACCCTCCCCCACCCGTTCAGCGGTGATGGTGCGGCTGTCGCACAGCCACATCCGCTTCGGCACCTTCCAGCGCGCGGCCTATTTCGGGCGGGCGGACATGATCGAGGCGTTGGTCGAGCATGCGCGCTCTCTCTACCACCCCGAGGTGGCGCGGGGCGATGTTCCCGGCTTCCTGCGCGCCGTGGTCGACGCCTCGGCCCGGCTGACGGCGCGTTGGGTGGCGGCGGGCTTCGTCCACGGCGTGCTGAATACCGACAATCTGAACGTCACCGGCGAAAGCTTCGACTACGGTCCCTGGCGCTTCCTGCCTTATTACGAGCCCGGCTTCACCGCGGCCTATTTCGACCAGACCGGCCTGTATGCGTTCGCGCGGCAGCCGGAGGCGGTGTTCTGGGCTCTGACCCAACTGGGCGGCGCGCTGAAACTGGCGACCGACGCCGAGCCGCTGACCGAAGCGCTCAACAGTTTCGGCCCGGCCTATATCCGCGAACTGCGCGCGGCCTTCCTGAACCGGCTGGGCGTAAAGAGCCTCGGCGAGGCGGCGGACCAACGCCTGCTGGACACCACCCTGGCCCTGCTGCGCGAAACCGGCGAAGCGGCGCGTTGGGAGCCCCTGTTCCACGACTGGTTCGGCGGCTTCGCCTCCTCGGCCCGGGCGCTGGCCGGACCGCGCGCGAAGCTGTGGCAGGGCAAGGCCTTCGACAATTTCCGCTACGCCCTGTTCGAACATGAGCCGGACCGGCCCGAGCGGCTGGAGAGCCCGGTCTTCGCCCGGCCGGAGCCGGAGGAGATGCTGATAGACGAGGTCGAGACCATATGGGCCGCCATCGCAGAAGGCGACGACTGGACGCCCTTCCACGACAAGGTCGGCCGCGTCCGGCGCGCGGGCGCCGCCCGCCTCTGA
- a CDS encoding DUF2975 domain-containing protein, which translates to MRLIGKRSVASLVRWVLGFVNVFVTIGVVATGLLLLTSLVIPDFAAGLFDGLAQRPDNSGRALFMGERVTLLAAFLATASTWWILNRLRRIFLSVNRGDAFELANVGRLQAMGLGLIGVQVSAMILAFSTPRDVIATDFELDLGAWLGILIVFMLAEVFRQGSSMRDDQQMTV; encoded by the coding sequence ATGAGACTGATCGGCAAGCGATCCGTAGCCAGTCTGGTGCGATGGGTGCTGGGCTTCGTGAATGTGTTCGTGACCATCGGGGTCGTCGCCACAGGCCTGTTGCTGCTGACCTCACTGGTCATCCCCGACTTCGCGGCGGGCCTGTTCGACGGATTGGCGCAGCGGCCCGACAACAGCGGCCGGGCGCTGTTCATGGGCGAACGGGTGACCCTGCTGGCGGCCTTCCTGGCGACCGCGAGCACCTGGTGGATCCTGAACCGGCTGCGCCGCATCTTCCTGTCGGTGAATCGCGGCGATGCCTTCGAACTCGCCAACGTCGGCCGACTCCAGGCGATGGGACTGGGCCTGATCGGGGTGCAGGTCAGCGCGATGATCCTGGCGTTCAGCACGCCCCGGGACGTCATCGCGACCGATTTTGAACTCGATCTGGGCGCCTGGCTGGGCATCCTGATCGTCTTCATGCTGGCGGAGGTGTTCCGGCAGGGCTCGTCGATGCGCGACGACCAGCAGATGACGGTCTGA
- a CDS encoding helix-turn-helix transcriptional regulator has protein sequence MSITVQLDRLLQARRMSLTELSDRVGVTLANLSILKTGKARAVRFSTLDALCRELDCQPGDLLGRIEGPQPAGDDEPA, from the coding sequence ATGTCCATCACCGTGCAACTGGATCGTCTGCTGCAGGCCCGCCGCATGTCGCTGACCGAACTGAGCGATCGGGTCGGCGTGACCCTGGCCAATCTGTCCATTCTGAAGACCGGCAAGGCGCGCGCCGTCCGCTTCTCGACCCTGGACGCCCTGTGCCGGGAGCTGGACTGTCAGCCCGGCGACCTTCTGGGCCGCATCGAAGGGCCGCAGCCCGCGGGAGACGATGAGCCGGCCTGA
- a CDS encoding helix-turn-helix transcriptional regulator translates to MTAVSPLRALRQAQNLTQAELARRLGISSRTLRAMETGTYAPSVTLACRVARELGRPVEAVFHA, encoded by the coding sequence ATGACAGCCGTCTCGCCATTGCGGGCGCTGCGTCAGGCGCAGAACCTGACGCAGGCGGAACTGGCCCGCCGCCTCGGCATCTCCAGCCGGACCCTTCGGGCCATGGAGACCGGAACCTACGCCCCCTCGGTCACCCTCGCCTGCCGGGTCGCCCGCGAACTGGGCCGTCCCGTGGAAGCCGTCTTCCACGCCTGA
- a CDS encoding DoxX family protein, with protein sequence MTSQTLTPARARLNASYRNLTLWTLQGWIAMFFIAAGYAKLTEPLDNLIDLMRWPALAPENFVRGLGVAEIVLALLMLAPVVSWKHGRPLLVVAASGLLLLQTAMLAIHATGLDVGPAITNAVLIAMTAPVLWLRSREAR encoded by the coding sequence ATGACTTCTCAGACACTCACTCCCGCCCGCGCACGGCTGAACGCCAGCTACCGGAACCTGACCCTGTGGACCCTGCAGGGCTGGATCGCGATGTTCTTCATCGCGGCCGGCTACGCCAAGCTGACCGAGCCGCTGGACAACCTGATCGACCTGATGCGCTGGCCAGCCCTGGCGCCGGAGAATTTCGTGCGCGGCCTCGGCGTCGCCGAGATCGTTCTGGCGCTCCTGATGCTGGCCCCGGTCGTGTCGTGGAAGCACGGCCGCCCGCTGCTGGTCGTCGCCGCATCCGGCCTGCTGCTGCTGCAAACCGCCATGCTGGCGATCCACGCGACCGGCCTGGACGTCGGCCCGGCCATCACCAACGCCGTCCTGATCGCCATGACCGCCCCGGTCCTGTGGCTCCGGTCGCGCGAAGCCCGCTGA
- a CDS encoding MerR family DNA-binding transcriptional regulator, which translates to MATADDHRTYSIRQLCREFSATARALRFYEDKGLLNPARKGQTRVYDARDRARLKLILRGRRIGFSLQEIQSMLDLYDRKDHNAHQMAVALRQHRAQIAALKQQLEDIEGAIETAEEACRWMEEKLGEYRPDLLPGADEYATLMKARLNTEHHHQPFKARA; encoded by the coding sequence ATGGCGACCGCTGACGATCACCGCACCTACTCCATCCGCCAGCTGTGCCGCGAGTTCAGCGCGACGGCGCGCGCCCTGCGCTTCTACGAGGACAAGGGGCTGCTGAATCCGGCGCGCAAGGGTCAGACCCGGGTCTATGACGCCCGCGACCGCGCCCGCCTCAAGCTCATCCTGCGCGGCCGCCGCATCGGCTTCTCGTTGCAGGAAATCCAGTCGATGCTGGACCTGTACGACCGCAAGGACCACAACGCCCATCAGATGGCCGTGGCCCTGCGCCAGCACCGCGCGCAGATCGCGGCACTGAAGCAGCAGCTGGAAGACATCGAAGGCGCCATCGAGACGGCGGAAGAAGCCTGCCGCTGGATGGAGGAGAAGCTGGGCGAATACCGTCCGGACCTCCTGCCCGGCGCCGACGAATACGCGACCCTGATGAAGGCTCGCCTCAACACCGAACACCACCACCAGCCCTTCAAAGCGAGAGCCTGA
- a CDS encoding acyl-CoA dehydrogenase C-terminal domain-containing protein, translating to MAYKAPVRDLTFILSEVLEIDRYTNQPGFQDVSSELAQQILEEAGKFADEVIAPINNPGDKEGCHWAEGGVVTTPKGWKEAYHQMVEAGWPSLMMDPAYGGQGMPSVIGSAVGQFTAGASAAFSMYPGLTAGAWAGIHANASEELKQKYLPKMSTGEWTGTMNLTEPQCGTDLGMVRTKAVPNGDGSYSITGQKIWISAGEHDFADNIIHTVLARVEGAVPGIKGLSLFLVPKFLVNEDGSLGERNSLECAGLEHKMGIHGNATAVMQYDGAKGWLIGEEGRGMNNMFVVMNEARLGTGLQGLAIGNAAYQAAVEFARDRLQGRSLTGPKNPDGPADPIIVHPDVRRMLLEAKAFVEGGQAFILWTALHADLEKSEDEAVATKAKDYMGLLTPVLKAYLTDKGFHAASLAMQVHGGSGYTEHFPASQYLRDARITMIYEGTNGIQALDLVGRKLPAQGGRAIMTWFGEIDAFVAEHNGNESVKPFIDGLADAKKKLQDGTMWLMQNGMANPDNAGAASTDYLNIFGITALAYVWAQMAIAAQKQIDAGSTDPFYTGKLQTGRYFVERILPDAAAHLVKLKTGADVLMDMPADAF from the coding sequence ATGGCCTACAAGGCGCCTGTCCGCGACCTGACCTTCATCCTGTCCGAAGTGCTGGAGATCGATCGCTACACCAACCAGCCCGGCTTCCAGGACGTGTCCTCGGAGCTGGCCCAGCAGATCCTCGAGGAAGCCGGCAAGTTCGCCGACGAGGTCATCGCCCCGATCAACAATCCGGGCGACAAGGAAGGCTGCCACTGGGCCGAGGGCGGCGTGGTCACCACGCCCAAGGGCTGGAAGGAAGCATATCACCAGATGGTCGAGGCCGGCTGGCCCTCGCTGATGATGGACCCGGCCTACGGCGGTCAGGGCATGCCCTCGGTCATCGGCTCGGCCGTGGGCCAGTTCACCGCCGGCGCCTCGGCGGCCTTCTCGATGTATCCGGGCCTGACGGCCGGCGCCTGGGCGGGCATCCACGCCAACGCCTCGGAAGAGCTGAAGCAGAAATATCTGCCCAAGATGTCGACCGGCGAATGGACCGGCACCATGAACCTGACCGAGCCGCAGTGCGGCACCGATCTGGGCATGGTCCGCACCAAGGCCGTGCCGAACGGTGACGGCAGCTATTCGATCACCGGCCAGAAGATCTGGATTTCGGCGGGCGAGCACGACTTCGCCGACAACATCATCCACACCGTGCTGGCCCGCGTCGAGGGCGCGGTCCCGGGCATCAAGGGCCTGTCGCTGTTCCTGGTGCCGAAATTCCTCGTCAATGAGGACGGCTCGCTGGGTGAGCGCAACAGCCTCGAATGCGCCGGTCTCGAGCACAAGATGGGCATCCACGGCAATGCGACCGCCGTCATGCAGTACGACGGCGCCAAGGGCTGGCTGATCGGCGAGGAAGGCCGCGGCATGAACAACATGTTCGTGGTCATGAACGAGGCCCGGCTGGGCACCGGCCTGCAAGGTCTGGCCATCGGCAACGCCGCCTATCAGGCCGCCGTCGAGTTCGCCCGCGACCGTCTGCAAGGCCGTTCGCTGACCGGACCGAAGAACCCGGACGGCCCGGCCGATCCGATCATCGTCCACCCGGACGTGCGCCGCATGCTGCTGGAGGCCAAGGCCTTCGTCGAAGGCGGTCAGGCCTTCATCCTGTGGACCGCGCTGCACGCCGACCTCGAGAAGTCGGAAGACGAAGCCGTCGCCACCAAGGCCAAGGACTACATGGGCCTGCTCACCCCGGTGCTGAAAGCCTATCTGACCGACAAGGGCTTCCACGCCGCCTCGCTGGCCATGCAGGTTCACGGCGGCTCGGGCTACACGGAGCATTTCCCGGCCTCGCAGTACCTGCGTGATGCACGCATCACCATGATCTACGAGGGCACCAACGGCATCCAGGCGCTGGACCTGGTCGGCCGCAAGCTGCCCGCCCAGGGCGGCCGCGCCATCATGACCTGGTTCGGCGAGATCGACGCCTTCGTCGCCGAGCACAACGGCAACGAGTCGGTGAAGCCCTTCATCGACGGTCTGGCCGACGCCAAGAAGAAGCTGCAGGACGGCACGATGTGGCTGATGCAGAACGGCATGGCCAACCCGGACAACGCCGGCGCCGCCTCGACCGACTATCTGAACATCTTCGGCATCACCGCCCTGGCCTATGTCTGGGCCCAGATGGCCATCGCCGCGCAGAAGCAGATCGACGCCGGTTCGACCGATCCGTTCTACACTGGCAAGCTGCAGACCGGCCGCTACTTCGTGGAGCGCATCCTGCCGGACGCCGCCGCCCACCTGGTCAAGCTGAAGACCGGCGCGGACGTCCTGATGGACATGCCGGCGGACGCCTTCTGA
- a CDS encoding acyl-CoA dehydrogenase family protein — protein sequence MNVLNSPDPAFMQDEEITLFSDSVGKWIDEHAPLEKVQQWIADSSVPRQLWNDAGDAGLLGLSMPEEDGGFGGDYRHEVVLMRQLGWKGADHFGISLHNAIVMPYVWHYGTAEQKARWLPRLVSGELVGAIAMTEPGAGSDLQGVKTTAIKQGDHYVLNGSKTFITNGQLANFIIVVAKTDPAEGAKGTSLIVVETDGAEGFERGRNLHKIGMEANDTSELFFNDVKVPLENVIGGTEGQGFIHLMQQLPQERLNIAIQGVAAAERGLQETLAYVKERKAFGKRIIDFQNTQFKLAEVKTKLTVAKVFVDHCMGLHLEGKLDAATASMAKYWVTDIQGEVIDEMLQLHGGYGYMNEYPIAQLYKDARVQRIYGGTNEIMKLLIARTL from the coding sequence ATGAACGTTCTCAACAGCCCTGACCCCGCCTTCATGCAGGACGAGGAGATCACCCTCTTCTCGGACAGCGTCGGCAAGTGGATCGACGAACACGCGCCGCTGGAGAAGGTCCAGCAATGGATCGCGGACTCGTCGGTGCCGCGCCAGCTGTGGAACGACGCCGGGGACGCGGGCCTGCTGGGTCTGTCGATGCCGGAAGAGGACGGCGGCTTCGGCGGCGACTATCGCCACGAGGTCGTGCTGATGCGCCAGCTGGGCTGGAAGGGCGCGGACCATTTCGGCATCTCGCTGCACAACGCGATCGTCATGCCCTACGTCTGGCACTACGGCACCGCCGAGCAGAAGGCGCGCTGGCTGCCGCGTCTGGTCTCCGGTGAACTGGTCGGCGCCATCGCCATGACCGAGCCGGGCGCCGGGTCCGACCTGCAAGGGGTCAAGACCACCGCGATCAAGCAGGGCGACCACTACGTCCTGAACGGCTCCAAGACCTTCATCACCAACGGCCAGCTGGCCAACTTCATCATCGTGGTCGCCAAGACCGACCCGGCCGAGGGCGCCAAGGGCACCAGCCTGATCGTTGTCGAGACCGACGGCGCCGAGGGCTTCGAGCGCGGCCGGAACCTGCACAAGATCGGCATGGAGGCCAACGACACCTCCGAGCTGTTCTTCAACGACGTGAAGGTTCCGCTGGAGAACGTCATCGGCGGAACCGAGGGGCAGGGCTTCATCCACCTGATGCAGCAACTGCCGCAGGAGCGCCTGAACATCGCGATCCAGGGCGTCGCCGCCGCCGAGCGCGGGCTGCAGGAGACGCTGGCCTACGTCAAGGAGCGCAAGGCCTTCGGCAAGCGCATCATCGACTTCCAGAACACGCAGTTCAAACTGGCGGAAGTGAAGACCAAGCTGACCGTCGCCAAGGTATTCGTCGATCACTGCATGGGCCTGCACCTCGAGGGCAAGCTGGACGCCGCGACGGCCTCGATGGCGAAATACTGGGTCACCGACATCCAGGGCGAGGTCATCGACGAGATGCTGCAGCTGCACGGCGGCTACGGCTACATGAACGAGTATCCGATCGCCCAGCTGTACAAGGACGCCCGCGTCCAGCGCATCTACGGCGGCACGAACGAGATCATGAAGCTGCTGATCGCTCGGACGCTGTAA
- a CDS encoding type II toxin-antitoxin system Phd/YefM family antitoxin yields MNAISITELRKNLAAAVDRVTQDHDYTIITRDGGKPAAVLMSLEDFTSWQETEYLLRSPANAARLLESIAELDAGGGQVRELIEE; encoded by the coding sequence ATGAACGCGATCTCGATCACCGAACTGCGCAAGAACCTCGCGGCCGCCGTGGACCGCGTGACGCAGGACCACGACTACACGATCATCACCCGGGACGGCGGCAAACCCGCCGCTGTCCTGATGTCTCTCGAGGACTTCACGTCCTGGCAGGAGACCGAATACCTGCTCCGCAGCCCTGCCAATGCCGCGCGGCTGCTGGAGTCGATCGCTGAGCTGGACGCGGGCGGCGGGCAGGTTCGCGAGTTGATCGAGGAATGA
- a CDS encoding Txe/YoeB family addiction module toxin yields the protein MKLTFQAHGWEDYLHWQETDRKMLRKLNGLIKECLRTPFEGTGKPEPLKGALAGWWSRRLDQEYRLVYRATDEGLLIAQCRYHYDR from the coding sequence ATGAAGCTGACCTTCCAGGCCCATGGCTGGGAGGATTACCTTCACTGGCAGGAGACCGACCGGAAGATGCTGCGCAAGCTCAACGGTCTGATCAAGGAATGCCTGCGCACGCCGTTCGAGGGGACTGGAAAGCCTGAACCGCTCAAGGGCGCGTTGGCCGGCTGGTGGTCACGACGCCTCGATCAGGAGTATCGTCTGGTCTATCGCGCGACCGATGAGGGCTTGCTCATCGCCCAGTGCCGGTACCATTACGACCGATGA
- a CDS encoding 16S rRNA (uracil(1498)-N(3))-methyltransferase has protein sequence MIRLHIPQPLSARAALAPTLDQSRYLTQVMRLKAGDELLVFNGKDGEWRVSIAEVLKKGVVLRAEEQVRAQITPPDVHLVIATVKKAALEFAVEKATELGAARIRLTTTARTQPQHLRLDRLDAIAEESAEQTGRLDVPPVDKPQTLAALLDGWDASRRLMFCDETGGAPAIPALQAVGAGPWAILIGPEGGFTPEERDRLRALPFTTAVSLGPRVLRADTAATTALTLWQAAIGDWER, from the coding sequence ATGATCCGCCTCCACATCCCCCAGCCCCTGTCCGCCCGCGCTGCCCTCGCCCCGACGCTCGATCAGTCACGCTATCTCACGCAGGTGATGCGGCTGAAGGCGGGCGATGAGCTGCTGGTCTTCAACGGCAAGGACGGCGAGTGGCGCGTCAGCATCGCCGAGGTGCTGAAGAAGGGCGTGGTGCTGCGGGCAGAGGAGCAGGTGCGGGCGCAGATCACCCCGCCGGACGTGCATCTGGTGATCGCAACGGTGAAGAAGGCGGCGCTGGAGTTCGCGGTGGAGAAGGCGACCGAGCTGGGCGCGGCGCGCATCCGCCTGACCACCACCGCCCGGACCCAGCCGCAGCACCTGCGCCTCGACCGGCTGGACGCCATCGCCGAGGAGAGCGCCGAACAGACCGGACGGCTGGACGTGCCGCCGGTGGACAAGCCGCAGACGCTGGCCGCCCTGCTCGACGGCTGGGACGCGTCACGCCGGCTGATGTTCTGCGACGAGACCGGCGGCGCGCCGGCGATCCCTGCCCTTCAGGCCGTCGGGGCCGGACCATGGGCCATCCTGATCGGGCCAGAGGGCGGCTTCACGCCGGAGGAGCGGGATCGGCTGCGGGCCCTGCCCTTCACCACCGCCGTGTCGCTGGGCCCGCGCGTGCTTCGGGCCGACACCGCCGCGACCACCGCCCTGACCCTGTGGCAGGCGGCGATCGGCGACTGGGAGCGCTGA
- a CDS encoding glutamate--cysteine ligase, whose protein sequence is MADVEPLSRTDLIGAMSKGAKPRAEWRIGAEHEKFGFDRSTLRRPTYEGPNGIKAMLDGLTRFGWDKVYEGDNVIALERKNSEGMTASISLEPGGQFELSGAPLRDVHDICNETGQHLMEVKSVADQLNLGFLGTGFDPMWTREDVPVMPKGRYGIMRAYMPKKGSLGLDMMLRTCTIQSNLDFESEADMVEKFRVSLALQPIATALFANSPFTDGKPNGFLTARANVWTDTDPDRTGMLDFVFQDGFGFERYADYALDVPMYFAKRGGRYIDLSGRSFRKFMDGRLDDLPGELATIKDWNDHLTTLFPEVRLKAYLEMRGADGGPWSRICALQALWAGVLYDAPSQAAAWDLVKHWDIADHERLRRDVTRLGLRAEVGGRAVRDIAVDLVAIAKQGLKNRARFSGGMVDERGYLSELEDIADSGITPAERLLELYNGDWQGDLTRLYRDFAY, encoded by the coding sequence ATGGCCGACGTTGAACCGCTGTCCCGGACCGATCTCATCGGGGCCATGTCGAAGGGCGCCAAGCCGCGCGCGGAATGGCGCATCGGCGCCGAGCACGAGAAGTTCGGCTTTGACCGTTCGACCCTGCGCCGCCCGACCTATGAAGGCCCCAATGGAATCAAGGCCATGCTGGACGGCCTGACCCGCTTCGGCTGGGACAAGGTCTATGAGGGCGACAACGTCATCGCGCTGGAACGCAAGAACAGCGAAGGCATGACCGCCTCCATCAGCCTGGAACCCGGCGGACAGTTTGAACTGTCCGGCGCCCCGCTGCGGGACGTGCACGACATCTGCAACGAGACCGGCCAGCACCTGATGGAGGTCAAATCGGTCGCCGACCAGCTGAACCTCGGCTTCCTGGGAACCGGCTTCGACCCGATGTGGACGCGTGAGGACGTGCCCGTCATGCCCAAGGGCCGCTACGGCATCATGCGAGCCTACATGCCGAAGAAGGGTTCGCTGGGTCTCGACATGATGCTGCGCACCTGCACCATCCAGTCGAACCTCGACTTCGAGAGCGAGGCGGACATGGTGGAGAAGTTCCGCGTGTCGCTGGCGCTGCAGCCGATCGCCACCGCCCTCTTCGCCAACAGCCCCTTCACCGACGGCAAGCCCAACGGCTTCCTGACCGCCCGCGCCAATGTCTGGACCGACACCGATCCGGACCGCACCGGCATGCTGGACTTCGTCTTCCAGGACGGTTTCGGCTTCGAGCGCTACGCCGACTATGCGCTGGACGTGCCGATGTATTTCGCCAAGCGCGGCGGCCGCTACATCGACCTGTCGGGCCGCTCGTTCCGCAAATTCATGGACGGCCGGCTGGATGATCTGCCGGGCGAACTGGCGACGATCAAGGACTGGAACGATCACCTGACGACCCTCTTCCCCGAGGTTCGGCTGAAGGCCTATCTGGAAATGCGCGGCGCCGACGGCGGGCCGTGGAGCCGCATCTGCGCCCTGCAAGCGTTGTGGGCGGGCGTTCTGTATGACGCCCCGTCGCAGGCCGCCGCCTGGGATCTGGTCAAGCACTGGGACATCGCCGACCACGAGCGCCTGCGCCGCGACGTGACCCGTCTGGGTCTGAGGGCCGAGGTCGGCGGACGCGCCGTCCGCGACATCGCCGTCGATCTGGTCGCCATCGCCAAACAGGGCCTGAAGAACCGCGCCCGTTTCAGCGGCGGCATGGTCGACGAGCGCGGCTACCTGTCGGAGCTGGAAGACATCGCCGACAGCGGCATCACCCCGGCCGAACGTCTGCTGGAGCTCTATAACGGCGACTGGCAGGGCGACCTGACCCGGCTATATCGCGACTTCGCCTACTGA
- a CDS encoding ATP-binding protein, with protein MSCPELNCLTGSAANDDGQGEVSAFFDVSLDLLVIRDIDGNVVRVSPSWQTTLGYTPEEMRGRRLLDLVHPDDLPATRESALEVENRRQGDPVNGHINRYRHKDGHYLNVEWRARRFGDHIYGVARDVTERVAAEQALIEAKAAAEAANVAKSDFLANMSHEIRTPLNGVIGIVDALSRTGLTPEQTEMVELIRGSGATLERLVSDILDVSKIEAGQLKLEARAFDLEEALGPICVVKARAEDKGLTFTQNRSPEARGVFIGDSTRIRQVLGNLLSNAIKFTATGGITVDVAVEPDGDSHRLSIAVEDTGIGFDADHAARLFERFNQADGTITRRFGGTGLGLSICRSLVEMMGGEISARSTPGQGSRFHFTIPLGRSAEVVDACAAPLPMVARALRVLLAEDHPTNQRVVQLILQGQGVEVSIVEDGAAALAAFEADDFDLILMDMQMPVMDGLSATRAIRAAERAKPQRPRIPIIMLSANAMAEHRADGAAAGADGHIAKPITAASLLAGMQTVLDA; from the coding sequence ATGAGTTGCCCCGAACTGAACTGCCTGACCGGCAGCGCCGCCAACGATGATGGACAGGGCGAGGTCTCGGCCTTCTTCGACGTCTCCCTCGACCTGCTGGTCATCCGCGACATCGACGGCAATGTGGTCCGGGTCAGCCCGTCATGGCAGACCACTCTCGGCTATACGCCTGAAGAGATGCGCGGCAGGCGGTTGCTGGACCTGGTTCACCCGGACGATCTGCCCGCGACCCGTGAGAGCGCCCTGGAGGTCGAGAACCGGCGGCAGGGCGACCCCGTCAACGGCCACATCAACCGCTATCGTCACAAGGACGGCCACTACCTCAACGTTGAGTGGCGGGCCCGTCGGTTCGGCGATCACATCTACGGCGTGGCCCGTGATGTGACCGAGCGCGTCGCGGCCGAGCAGGCCCTGATCGAAGCCAAGGCGGCGGCCGAGGCCGCGAATGTCGCCAAGTCCGACTTCCTGGCCAACATGAGTCACGAGATCCGCACGCCCCTGAACGGTGTCATCGGCATCGTGGACGCCCTGTCCCGCACGGGCCTGACGCCGGAGCAGACAGAAATGGTCGAACTCATCCGCGGCTCCGGTGCGACTTTGGAGCGACTGGTTTCCGACATTCTGGATGTGTCGAAGATCGAGGCCGGCCAGTTGAAGCTCGAGGCGCGCGCCTTTGATCTGGAGGAGGCGCTCGGGCCGATCTGCGTGGTCAAGGCCCGCGCCGAGGACAAGGGGCTGACGTTCACCCAGAACCGCAGCCCTGAGGCGCGCGGCGTGTTCATCGGCGACAGCACCCGCATTCGTCAGGTGCTGGGAAACCTGCTGTCCAATGCGATCAAGTTCACGGCCACAGGCGGGATAACAGTCGACGTCGCGGTCGAGCCGGACGGCGACAGTCACCGGCTCTCGATCGCCGTGGAAGACACCGGCATCGGTTTCGACGCGGACCACGCCGCGCGCCTGTTCGAGCGCTTCAATCAGGCGGACGGGACGATCACCCGTCGCTTCGGCGGCACCGGTCTGGGCCTGTCGATCTGCCGGTCGCTTGTGGAGATGATGGGCGGCGAGATCAGCGCCCGCTCAACGCCGGGTCAGGGCAGCCGCTTCCACTTCACCATCCCGCTGGGCCGGAGCGCCGAAGTGGTTGATGCCTGCGCCGCTCCGCTGCCGATGGTGGCGCGCGCCCTGCGGGTGCTGCTGGCTGAGGATCACCCGACCAACCAGCGCGTCGTGCAGTTGATCCTTCAAGGTCAGGGCGTGGAGGTGTCAATCGTCGAGGACGGCGCCGCCGCGCTCGCCGCTTTCGAGGCTGACGACTTCGACCTGATCCTGATGGATATGCAGATGCCGGTCATGGACGGGCTGAGCGCCACGCGGGCGATCCGCGCCGCCGAACGGGCCAAGCCGCAACGGCCGCGCATCCCCATCATCATGCTGAGCGCCAACGCGATGGCCGAGCACCGGGCCGACGGCGCCGCGGCGGGCGCGGACGGGCACATCGCCAAGCCCATCACCGCCGCCAGCCTGCTGGCGGGGATGCAGACCGTGCTGGACGCATAG